In Odocoileus virginianus isolate 20LAN1187 ecotype Illinois chromosome 23, Ovbor_1.2, whole genome shotgun sequence, one DNA window encodes the following:
- the MGAT3 gene encoding beta-1,4-mannosyl-glycoprotein 4-beta-N-acetylglucosaminyltransferase isoform X2, whose product MKMKRYKLFLMFCMAGLCLISFLHFFKTLSYVTFPRELASLSPNLVSSFFWNNAPVTPQASPEPGSPDLLRTPLYSHSPLLQPLSPSKATEELHRMDFVLPEDTTEYFVRTKAGGVCFKPGTKMLEKPPSGRPEEKMEAGDGASSSARGPGRQLLSARERAGGRGGARRKWVECVCLPGWHGPSCGVPTVVQYSNLPTKERLVPREVPRRVINAININHEFDLLDVRFHELGDVVDAFVVCESNFTAYGEPRPLKFREMLTNGTFEYIRHKVLYVFLDHFPLGGRQDGWIADDYLRTFLTQDGVSRLRNLRPDDVFIIDDADEIPARDGVLFLKLYDGWTEPFAFHMRKSLYGFFWKQPGTLEVVSGCTVDMLQTVYGLDGIRLRRRQYYTMPNFRQYENRTGHILVQWALGSPLHFAGWHCSWCFTPEGIYFKLVSAQNGDFPRWGDYEDKRDLNYIRSLIRTGGWFDGTQQEYPPADPSEHMYAPKYLLKNYDQFRYLLDNPYQEPKSTAAGGRRNKGSEGRPPARGKLDAVEG is encoded by the coding sequence ATGAAGATGAAACGCTACAAGCTGTTTCTCATGTTCTGTATGGCTGGCCTGTGTCTCATCTCCTTCCTGCACTTCTTTAAGACCCTGTCCTATGTCACCTTCCCCCGCGAACTGGCCTCTCTCAGCCCTAACCTGGTGTCCAGCTTCTTCTGGAACAATGCCCCGGTCACACCCCAGGCCAGCCCAGAGCCGGGTAGCCCCGACCTGCTGCGGACCCCACTCTATTCCCACTCACCCCTGCTCCAGCCGCTGTCGCCGAGCAAGGCCACGGAGGAGCTCCACCGGATGGACTTCGTGCTGCCCGAGGACACCACCGAATACTTTGTCCGCACCAAGGCCGGGGGCGTCTGCTTCAAGCCAGGTACCAAGATGCTGGAGAAGCCCCCATCGGGGCGGCCAGAGGAGAAGATGGAGGCGGGCGACGGCGCGTCGTCGTCGGCACGGGGCCCGGGCCGGCAGCTGCTGAGCGCCCGGGAGCGAGCAGGGGGCCGTGGCGGTGCGCGGCGCAAGTGGGTGGAGTGCGTGTGCCTCCCGGGCTGGCACGGGCCGAGTTGTGGCGTGCCCACCGTGGTGCAGTACTCCAACCTGCCCACCAAGGAGCGCCTGGTGCCCCGGGAGGTGCCGCGACGGGTCATCAACGCCATCAACATCAACCACGAGTTCGACTTGCTGGACGTGCGCTTCCACGAGCTGGGCGACGTGGTGGACGCCTTCGTGGTGTGCGAGTCCAACTTCACGGCGTACGGGGAGCCGCGGCCGCTCAAGTTCCGCGAGATGCTGACCAACGGCACCTTCGAGTACATCCGGCACAAGGTGCTGTACGTCTTCCTGGACCACTTCCCGCTGGGCGGGCGGCAGGACGGCTGGATCGCCGACGACTACCTGCGCACCTTCTTGACGCAGGACGGCGTGTCGCGGCTGCGCAACCTGCGGCCGGACGACGTCTTCATCATCGACGACGCCGACGAGATCCCCGCGCGCGACGGCGTGCTCTTCCTCAAGCTCTACGACGGCTGGACGGAGCCCTTCGCCTTCCACATGCGCAAGTCTCTGTACGGCTTCTTCTGGAAGCAGCCGGGCACCCTGGAGGTGGTGTCGGGCTGCACGGTGGACATGCTGCAGACGGTGTACGGGCTGGACGGCATCCGCCTGCGCCGCCGCCAGTACTACACCATGCCCAACTTCCGCCAGTACGAAAACCGCACGGGCCACATCCTGGTGCAGTGGGCGCTAGGCAGCCCCCTGCACTTCGCCGGCTGGCACTGCTCCTGGTGCTTCACGCCCGAGGGCATCTACTTCAAGCTGGTGTCTGCCCAGAACGGCGACTTCCCCCGCTGGGGCGACTACGAGGACAAGCGGGACCTCAACTACATCCGGAGCCTGATCCGCACGGGGGGCTGGTTCGACGGCACGCAGCAGGAGTACCCACCGGCCGACCCCAGCGAGCACATGTACGCCCCCAAATACCTGCTGAAGAACTACGACCAGTTCCGCTACCTGCTGGACAACCCCTACCAGGAGCCCAAGAGCACAGCGGCCGGTGGGCGGCGGAACAAGGGTTCGGAGGGAAGGCCACCCGCCAGGGGCAAATTGGATGCGGTTGAAGGCTAA
- the MGAT3 gene encoding beta-1,4-mannosyl-glycoprotein 4-beta-N-acetylglucosaminyltransferase isoform X1: MAAARWRMKMKRYKLFLMFCMAGLCLISFLHFFKTLSYVTFPRELASLSPNLVSSFFWNNAPVTPQASPEPGSPDLLRTPLYSHSPLLQPLSPSKATEELHRMDFVLPEDTTEYFVRTKAGGVCFKPGTKMLEKPPSGRPEEKMEAGDGASSSARGPGRQLLSARERAGGRGGARRKWVECVCLPGWHGPSCGVPTVVQYSNLPTKERLVPREVPRRVINAININHEFDLLDVRFHELGDVVDAFVVCESNFTAYGEPRPLKFREMLTNGTFEYIRHKVLYVFLDHFPLGGRQDGWIADDYLRTFLTQDGVSRLRNLRPDDVFIIDDADEIPARDGVLFLKLYDGWTEPFAFHMRKSLYGFFWKQPGTLEVVSGCTVDMLQTVYGLDGIRLRRRQYYTMPNFRQYENRTGHILVQWALGSPLHFAGWHCSWCFTPEGIYFKLVSAQNGDFPRWGDYEDKRDLNYIRSLIRTGGWFDGTQQEYPPADPSEHMYAPKYLLKNYDQFRYLLDNPYQEPKSTAAGGRRNKGSEGRPPARGKLDAVEG, encoded by the coding sequence GATGAAGATGAAACGCTACAAGCTGTTTCTCATGTTCTGTATGGCTGGCCTGTGTCTCATCTCCTTCCTGCACTTCTTTAAGACCCTGTCCTATGTCACCTTCCCCCGCGAACTGGCCTCTCTCAGCCCTAACCTGGTGTCCAGCTTCTTCTGGAACAATGCCCCGGTCACACCCCAGGCCAGCCCAGAGCCGGGTAGCCCCGACCTGCTGCGGACCCCACTCTATTCCCACTCACCCCTGCTCCAGCCGCTGTCGCCGAGCAAGGCCACGGAGGAGCTCCACCGGATGGACTTCGTGCTGCCCGAGGACACCACCGAATACTTTGTCCGCACCAAGGCCGGGGGCGTCTGCTTCAAGCCAGGTACCAAGATGCTGGAGAAGCCCCCATCGGGGCGGCCAGAGGAGAAGATGGAGGCGGGCGACGGCGCGTCGTCGTCGGCACGGGGCCCGGGCCGGCAGCTGCTGAGCGCCCGGGAGCGAGCAGGGGGCCGTGGCGGTGCGCGGCGCAAGTGGGTGGAGTGCGTGTGCCTCCCGGGCTGGCACGGGCCGAGTTGTGGCGTGCCCACCGTGGTGCAGTACTCCAACCTGCCCACCAAGGAGCGCCTGGTGCCCCGGGAGGTGCCGCGACGGGTCATCAACGCCATCAACATCAACCACGAGTTCGACTTGCTGGACGTGCGCTTCCACGAGCTGGGCGACGTGGTGGACGCCTTCGTGGTGTGCGAGTCCAACTTCACGGCGTACGGGGAGCCGCGGCCGCTCAAGTTCCGCGAGATGCTGACCAACGGCACCTTCGAGTACATCCGGCACAAGGTGCTGTACGTCTTCCTGGACCACTTCCCGCTGGGCGGGCGGCAGGACGGCTGGATCGCCGACGACTACCTGCGCACCTTCTTGACGCAGGACGGCGTGTCGCGGCTGCGCAACCTGCGGCCGGACGACGTCTTCATCATCGACGACGCCGACGAGATCCCCGCGCGCGACGGCGTGCTCTTCCTCAAGCTCTACGACGGCTGGACGGAGCCCTTCGCCTTCCACATGCGCAAGTCTCTGTACGGCTTCTTCTGGAAGCAGCCGGGCACCCTGGAGGTGGTGTCGGGCTGCACGGTGGACATGCTGCAGACGGTGTACGGGCTGGACGGCATCCGCCTGCGCCGCCGCCAGTACTACACCATGCCCAACTTCCGCCAGTACGAAAACCGCACGGGCCACATCCTGGTGCAGTGGGCGCTAGGCAGCCCCCTGCACTTCGCCGGCTGGCACTGCTCCTGGTGCTTCACGCCCGAGGGCATCTACTTCAAGCTGGTGTCTGCCCAGAACGGCGACTTCCCCCGCTGGGGCGACTACGAGGACAAGCGGGACCTCAACTACATCCGGAGCCTGATCCGCACGGGGGGCTGGTTCGACGGCACGCAGCAGGAGTACCCACCGGCCGACCCCAGCGAGCACATGTACGCCCCCAAATACCTGCTGAAGAACTACGACCAGTTCCGCTACCTGCTGGACAACCCCTACCAGGAGCCCAAGAGCACAGCGGCCGGTGGGCGGCGGAACAAGGGTTCGGAGGGAAGGCCACCCGCCAGGGGCAAATTGGATGCGGTTGAAGGCTAA